In the genome of Candidatus Manganitrophus noduliformans, one region contains:
- a CDS encoding response regulator transcription factor — translation MLKNRVLIVEDEPLLRKNIAISLRREGYEVMEANNGAEAWKIFNVTSIDLLILDIGLPDYDGINLLREIRAIHPQLPAIVMTARDAPEAENRAIESGASVFFTKPIVLRVLKAEIRNIQENRYCEQTSNKQ, via the coding sequence ATGTTGAAAAACCGGGTTTTGATTGTCGAAGATGAACCGCTCCTTCGGAAGAACATCGCCATCAGCCTGCGCCGGGAGGGTTATGAAGTGATGGAAGCGAACAACGGGGCGGAAGCATGGAAGATATTCAATGTCACTTCAATTGATCTTCTTATTCTGGATATCGGTCTGCCCGATTATGACGGCATCAATTTGCTGAGGGAGATTCGAGCGATTCACCCTCAACTTCCGGCGATCGTTATGACGGCCCGGGATGCTCCTGAGGCGGAAAACAGGGCGATCGAATCGGGGGCATCGGTTTTCTTCACGAAGCCGATTGTTCTTCGGGTACTGAAAGCGGAGATTCGGAACATTCAGGAAAACAGATATTGCGAACAAACAAGCAATAAACAGTAA
- a CDS encoding sensor histidine kinase — protein MTPETRQPPRSGSINHPIFRSRLFFKFIIPYIFLIVTVFSLSGWLFFSSASEALDAELSRRLVGVADLVARTVNPAFLMRIEPGDEDTSLYRLILEDLGKIREATRVKDIHLFDRENRVIVDSDGTQAIGEENLFLQIDSYELDQVWSGRTVSSVLYRGRDGRFYKAGYAPLKDSQEEIIAGVGVEVGVDFMQIVGRVRRQFIGITLASGGCILLISFLLSRSMIRPIQILTAATEQLGNEGNYPQVDLKRRDELGDLGRHFNRMIAQIRTKDALLRRMYDEERARADILEGYSQTLLKSIPSGVLGVNLKGEITSCNPAAENILGLSSSALLDRPVQGALGACSPLEKIIMSTVTTGSETAWEEFPIEDPSGGKRWIGAMASPIRDQRGREIGATAVFADLTEVKNLQDEIALKRQMALLGELSAGMAHEIRNPLAAIQALGELLSRRVKGMAYLRDEKEKIDSAEGDLEELSRDLVAEIRHLNRFVTEFLTYARMPLFRFEKTDLPEIIDAALSLAAPSGTPERIVVEKRFPEHFPAVSVDPLEFRRVLLNLIQNALQAIGTEGKLRIEAEIVPPHLVLRISDTGPGIPAAQRDKIFRPFFTTKRGGTGLGLAISERIIREHGGSLTFETKEGKGTTFIVQIRLEESERETTLETDRSQGNRLFPGQTPG, from the coding sequence ATGACTCCTGAAACGCGACAGCCTCCCCGATCCGGTTCGATCAACCATCCGATTTTCCGCAGCCGCCTTTTCTTTAAGTTCATCATCCCCTATATCTTCTTGATCGTGACAGTGTTCTCTCTGAGCGGATGGCTCTTCTTCTCTTCCGCGAGCGAGGCGCTCGACGCGGAATTGTCCCGGCGGCTCGTGGGGGTCGCCGATCTGGTCGCGCGGACGGTCAATCCCGCTTTCCTGATGAGAATTGAGCCTGGGGACGAAGACACCTCGCTCTACCGTCTCATCCTGGAAGATCTTGGAAAGATTCGGGAAGCGACCCGTGTCAAAGATATTCATCTCTTCGACCGTGAGAACAGAGTGATCGTTGATTCAGACGGAACGCAGGCGATTGGCGAGGAGAATCTTTTCCTTCAGATTGACTCCTATGAGCTCGACCAGGTATGGAGCGGCCGGACGGTCTCCTCGGTTCTTTATCGAGGACGGGATGGCCGATTTTACAAGGCTGGCTATGCCCCTTTGAAGGACAGCCAAGAGGAAATTATCGCGGGGGTCGGGGTTGAGGTGGGGGTTGATTTCATGCAGATTGTGGGCCGGGTCCGCCGCCAATTCATCGGGATCACCCTGGCCAGCGGGGGATGCATTCTCCTGATTAGTTTTCTCCTCTCCCGTTCGATGATCCGTCCGATTCAGATTCTGACGGCCGCTACGGAGCAGCTCGGAAATGAGGGGAACTACCCGCAAGTCGATTTAAAGCGAAGAGACGAACTGGGCGATCTCGGAAGACATTTTAATCGGATGATCGCTCAGATTCGGACGAAAGATGCGCTGCTTCGCCGAATGTACGATGAAGAGAGAGCCCGAGCCGATATACTCGAGGGATACAGTCAAACGCTTTTGAAAAGCATCCCGAGCGGGGTCTTGGGGGTGAATCTGAAAGGAGAGATCACCTCATGCAACCCGGCTGCCGAGAACATCCTTGGCCTCTCTTCATCGGCCCTTCTGGATCGACCGGTTCAGGGGGCGCTCGGCGCCTGTTCTCCCTTGGAGAAAATCATCATGTCCACGGTCACGACCGGAAGCGAGACGGCCTGGGAAGAATTCCCGATCGAAGACCCTTCCGGGGGAAAACGCTGGATCGGTGCGATGGCTTCGCCGATTAGAGACCAGAGAGGAAGAGAGATCGGCGCCACTGCAGTTTTTGCCGATCTCACGGAGGTAAAAAATCTGCAGGATGAGATCGCGTTGAAGCGACAGATGGCGCTTCTCGGCGAGCTTTCCGCGGGGATGGCGCATGAGATCCGAAACCCGCTTGCCGCCATTCAAGCCCTCGGTGAGCTGCTCAGTCGCAGAGTGAAGGGAATGGCATACCTCCGGGATGAAAAAGAAAAGATCGATTCTGCGGAGGGGGATCTTGAAGAACTGAGTCGGGACTTGGTCGCCGAAATCAGGCATCTGAACCGGTTCGTCACCGAATTTCTGACCTATGCGCGAATGCCGCTGTTCCGTTTTGAGAAAACCGACCTCCCGGAGATCATCGATGCGGCCCTCTCACTAGCCGCTCCCTCGGGAACACCGGAACGGATCGTCGTCGAGAAGAGGTTTCCGGAGCATTTTCCCGCAGTGTCCGTCGATCCGCTCGAATTTCGGCGTGTCCTTCTCAATTTGATCCAGAACGCGCTCCAAGCGATAGGGACGGAAGGAAAGCTTCGGATCGAAGCCGAGATCGTCCCCCCTCATCTCGTCCTCCGAATCTCCGACACGGGGCCCGGGATTCCCGCCGCGCAGCGGGACAAAATCTTTCGTCCTTTTTTCACAACCAAGCGGGGAGGGACGGGGCTTGGTCTGGCGATTTCAGAGCGGATTATCCGTGAACACGGAGGGAGTCTGACTTTTGAAACAAAAGAAGGGAAAGGGACGACCTTCATCGTTCAGATCCGTCTGGAGGAATCAGAAAGAGAGACGACTCTGGAGACGGATCGGTCGCAGGGGAACCGGCTCTTCCCCGGCCAGACTCCGGGATGA
- a CDS encoding IS630 family transposase encodes MRALKLKRRGRRQGEKRLSARRSEHIRLLIVGKMPDQLKLPFYLWTRGAVASLIAREYGVEVSPVTVGRYFQAWGLSPQKPVRRAYERTDTAIARWLKQEYPAIARQAKREKAVIYWGDEMGLRSDHVTGTSYAPVGRTPVVRATGSRFGCNMISAITNKGALAFMVFQGKFKASVFVEFMKRLLKQFDGRIYLIVDGHPVHKSGVAKRFVNQHQPRLRLIRMPGYCPELNLDELLNQDVKTNGLGKSRPTNRTELMATVRSHLHRRQKQPQIIRNLFCEDHVRYAS; translated from the coding sequence CTGCGGGCGCTTAAGCTCAAGCGCCGGGGACGGCGTCAGGGGGAGAAGCGCCTGAGCGCAAGGCGCTCCGAGCACATCCGCTTGTTGATCGTAGGCAAGATGCCCGATCAATTGAAGCTGCCGTTCTATCTGTGGACGCGCGGGGCGGTGGCGAGCCTGATTGCGCGGGAATATGGGGTCGAGGTCTCGCCGGTCACTGTGGGACGCTACTTTCAGGCCTGGGGCCTCAGTCCCCAGAAACCGGTGCGACGCGCCTACGAGAGGACCGATACGGCCATCGCGCGCTGGTTGAAGCAGGAATATCCGGCGATTGCCCGACAGGCCAAGCGGGAAAAGGCCGTGATCTACTGGGGTGATGAGATGGGATTGCGTAGCGACCATGTCACAGGTACAAGCTATGCGCCGGTAGGAAGAACCCCCGTGGTACGGGCCACCGGGAGCCGCTTTGGCTGCAATATGATCTCGGCGATTACCAACAAGGGGGCCTTGGCCTTTATGGTGTTTCAGGGCAAGTTCAAGGCGTCCGTTTTTGTGGAGTTCATGAAGCGGTTGCTCAAGCAGTTCGACGGCAGGATCTATCTGATCGTGGACGGACATCCGGTGCACAAATCCGGCGTGGCCAAGCGCTTTGTAAACCAACACCAACCACGACTGAGGCTCATACGGATGCCGGGCTACTGCCCGGAACTGAATCTCGACGAATTGCTGAACCAGGACGTCAAGACCAATGGGCTCGGCAAAAGCCGACCGACCAACCGGACAGAACTCATGGCCACCGTGCGCAGCCATCTGCATCGACGGCAGAAGCAACCGCAAATTATCAGAAACCTGTTTTGCGAGGATCATGTTCGTTATGCATCCTAA